The Corvus hawaiiensis isolate bCorHaw1 chromosome 1, bCorHaw1.pri.cur, whole genome shotgun sequence genomic sequence CAGCACCCCTTCCATTTTAGAAATACAACTTCAACAAGCTGTCAGTGGGTGTGTGAAATACGTCACACTGCAAAGTTGCTTATGCTGGGGAAATGTTTTGTGAGTTTTGTGGACTCAGATACATGGATCAACCAAGGCCCAGAAGCTGCACAAAATACCTTCTAGACTGCAGAATGCTGGACTGAGCAGCAGAAACTCAGAACACACTTAAGTGGTCTGGGGTCTTTTTTCTAACTCCTTTATTATTTGAGTTTGCTTTCTTCCTAAAAATTGCTTCTAAGTGCTTTCAATGGCCTATTTATTTGTGCTACCCCTTGCTCTTAACTGCATCCTATTTTGACTGCTACAGTATGTGAAAAGTAACAGCTACTTATCCTTCTCTACAGCAGCAGAGGTGCCTTTAATGCTAGATCTTGTCCAGTCTGGGTCTGATCCCTTAGTGGTCCTTGTCCACTTTTGTTTCGTCTCTTTCTTCCCAATATTAGTCATGTCGTCTTCTCATGTTATTCAAGCAAAGTTTTCCTCATCGAATGACCGCCCAAATCCACTGAAAATTTGGTGCTTCTCAAAAGCTGGAGTTCATCAACTTCATGTTCACATGTACCTGTAAGGCTGGAACAGTCTCCACACAGCCCTTCTCAGCTGACTGTTCTTCTGGAAAGTGattctcttaaaatattttgactcTAAATGAAATACACTTGAAGCAATGCACACTTGAATCTTGTCTATcaattttttaaagctattcATTGTGGAAAAAGCTATCTGTGAGTGTCTTAACAGACTGAAGCAAGATGGTGTCTTTCACAGCTCTAGTTCTCCAATTTAATGTTAACAAAGCATATGACAAAATGCCTTATCACTTCTCAAGCTCTTGCAAGGAGTCCTAGAGAACATCATCTTCTCTAACAGTGATGCTACTGACTGCCATGTATGTTGTGAAAATACACGGGATTTTAGTGTTGCTATTTAGACTTGCTGGTAACTGCCTTTAGTGCCCAGAGCCATGTGTGACTGCAGCACTTTTCACAGTGAAGTGTTCTATGCTTTCCTTTTACATAAAATAGCTTATTTACAGCCTAAACTTTATGTACAGCTCTTCATTGTCTAGAAACATGGACAAGAAGATTATTCTCACCTGTCCTGAGTTTCTATACTTAGAAGCAAGGGCTCCTGCGACAGCCCGGTCCACATTGGCACTGTCAAACACGATAAAAGGAGCATGTCCTCCAAGCTCCATGGAAACTCTCTTCACAGTGCCAGCTGCATGTTTCAGCAAGATCTGTAGGCAACAGAGGAGACAAAGACATCTGTACCTCTAACAGAGGTGAACAGTGGAATCACGGATGAAAGGCAGTGAAAAATTACTCTGGCAAGGAAATAATCTGCAGCTTCCCTACAACGCTAGACCATCTCCTATGACAAAAACAAATTTCCTCCGTTAAAATCTTTAAAGATGAGATTCTGGCCAATGACTAATGCAGAGAAAGATTTTGATCAACTTCAGGTCAGGTCAAGCTTTTATACACTAatattgttacttttttttgtttccttgttctATTCTTTTTGATAATAAAATCTTGGCTAACCTTACGAAAGTTTTCAAGATCTGACAGAATTTGGTATTATGATTTGCCTTGATACCAgtctttttcttcattctgcATACAGCCATCCCAGAGAATTCTGTCATTTTGTAGCCACACTGCAGTTTTAGTGATTCAATTATAGATGGCAACAAGATTGCTTATTGACTAAGGTTGATAGCAGAGATTCCAGGAACTTGTTTCTCTAATACTTTCTCTCAACTGCTGAAGCCATTTTTGAATGGTACCTTTGAAACTCAGTTTCAGTGTTCTTACTAGCATGTTGTCACCTTACGATATAAACCAAGAACACCTTGTACAGAACTGTTCACATCATAGTTTAATAAAGGGCAGTTATCAAGAAGTTGCAGATAGGCATCCTTCTGTGAGTACTGATGCTAAAATATACAAGCAGTATCTCAAGAGGTACACAATTATTTGGACAATCTGTGTACAGTAGCCAGAAAAGGCGGCACTGTATAAAGGCACACACTTTCTCCCTACCTTTCTAGCATAACTACAGTAATAATCTTCAAGGATATTCTGTCCCCATATGTACCTTTCCTGTTGCTGTAGAGCCAGTAAAAGATATTTTGGATACCAATGGATCAGTGCATAGAACTTCTCCTACAGCTGCTGTCTGTTGTCTGGAACAGGGAACAACATTATACACTCCTGCTGGGATTCCAGCCTGGTTTGCAAGctgcaacaaaagaaaaacagaatttgcaTTATTAGTGCATTTTGTAAGAGGAATAGTCACTTAATGATTGTTCACTGTTTTGAAGAAAACCATCTGTAAGACAACAGAAGCCAAAAGGGCTCAGCACAACTAGGAACAGGTGCCACAGGTGCGTCAGAGAGCAGCTTTGCTCCAGTTTAAGCTGTCTGTTCAAAAGAACCAAATTACAGATATAAGGATATTTTGTGTATCAAAATGGTCCAATCCATTTTGAAGCTCTAGACCATATTAGAGGCAATTTACAAAGATTCTCACTGAACTAAAACACCTGCATGTAGTCAGACAGTTCGTCCTTTCTTCACATATGAAGCTGGCCAGAGCTACCTTCCAAGCCCAACTGACTCCCTGTTTACAGTGTCAGTCCTTTGCTGAGGTAAAGCTTAGCACTGAAAGCTCACCTCCCCAAGAGCTAATGCTGATAAAGGTGTGTCCTCTGCAGGTTTCACTACCACTGTACAgccagctgccagagctgcaccAACCTTCCGGGTAATCATAGCGCTGGGAAAATTCCActaggaagagagaaaatagtACAATCAAAGTTGGGAAAATTTTGCCTCctgtttttgcagaaaataaatgacattttgaGCTGTGGGCTGAGCTGAAAACCTTCACGTGGCTCAGAAGAGTTCAGCTATGCTTACTGGGGTTATAATGGCTGCCACTCCTACTGGCTGCTTCAGCACCAGGACTCTTCTGTCTTTTGCAGATGCTGGAATAACATCACCATAAATCCGTCGAGCCTCCTCCGCAAACCACTCCAGAAATGAGGCTGAATACACGATTTCACCCTGTGCTTCTTTCAGAGGCTTCCCCTTTGATTAAATCAAATTGAAGATACATTGTAAGCAGCAAACAGAAGCAATATAAACAAATTCAAGTAATTTTGgagtttctcttcttttcagAGTACTTTATGATCCCCTCCCTATGACATACACTGCAATCTTCAAAAAGGACTCTATGATTGCAGCAGCAATAGTTGTGTGGATTCAATATACCATCACTGTATAGTCAATATTTTGTATGCTGTGCTTCGATTCATACCTGCCCAGGACAAGCAAATGTAGTATGCATTTATTTACAAACTCTGAATTAGATGCTATTACCActctgaagaaaaacacaaatcaTGGCAAAACAGTTACAAGTTTATGCCAGGGTCATTTGCTTTTTCTGGGGGGAGTATTGCTTTTGTGATAGATAAATGTTATAATATTGGCTTTCTGCAAATGTTAAAATGAATGATGTTAAAGTAGCTTTGTTGTAAGTAGATGCTATATGTATAATGTTAAAGTAGCTTTGTTATAAAGAGGTAGTTTTGTAACAATAACTAATGTTATTAGTtgcctttatttctgtcattaacTAAACTTAGACATAATAGTGAAATAGCTAATATAGTTATGCTTGTGGTAATTGAACTGTCTGCTTGGTTGGATAGCATCCAACCAACATGTGTTGAAGACCCTTGCTATCGACATACCAACTATCAGCAACTACCGTCTGCAGAAACCATGGACCAAAGCCCACTCTGAGGGTGATGATAAAAACTGACTAAAACCACAGCCAAGAAATGTGCCTGCTCTAAAAAGGCAGTTTCAAGGAATGCTGACCAGTTCCTGGAACATGTGAACTAGTTtaaggaaaagtttgaatatgcaTAATTGATTTTGAATATGCACTAGGCTGATGCAATAGGACAGGTATGTAAAGGGTGTCTCCAAAATAACGGGTGTGCTCTTAGCTGAGTGCCAAAGCACCCGGCACAGTGAATTTTGCTTTATTATCTTTGTCTTATTGTCCTTCATTAAACTTTTAAATCctaacaggagagtgaacctcatTTTTCACACTTTGGACTATCCCCAGGTCTGATCCCGTGGACTGAATGACCATTAGCAGCTGGtcagaggagctgctgaagtATCTTCCAGCAAGGTTTTATCCCAAAGGACACCAGTTTGTGAGCTCCCAGACTATGCAATGATACAGACCAAAGCAGACTATGTGAATCCAACTTGCAGACTTACATGAATTTTCCCAGTCACAAATATTTCTGCCGTGAGAACCATGGTTTAGGTGGATGTATGCTTTTGCATGCCATGAAGCACAACATGAGTCTGGTTTCCCCTGGTTAGGTACTACCGTCATCAAACCAACGCACTTTATGTATGTCCGGTAGAAGAATGTTTGAAACGTCATCCACTGACCTAGCAGAGCAATGTGAGTGCACAATATGCCCGAAGTTATTTAAAAGGACACGGTGGCTAACTGGTTAAGTACGCAGGGAGTGTTGACGAGTGTCAGTTTTATTTGATTGTCACTGTTCGCCTGCGTGTGTTGGGCATCCCAGCGCgagtgccagcacagggcagtgccCGTGCCCACCCCGCCGCCCTACTCACGTTCTCGGCCGTGATGATCCGCGCCAGCTCCTCCTTGTTCTCCATCATCAGCTCGTACCATCGCCGGAGCCGCGCGCTCCTCTCCTGGGAAGAAGGAGAGACAAGGCTGCCGTAGCCGCCGCCCGCAGGGACGGGGAAGCGAGGCCGCGGGAGACCCCACCGGACCGGACCGGAGCGCCCCGGGGCCCCCTCGCCGCCACCTCCCGCGGCCGCTTACCTTGGCGGGGAGGCGGCTCCAGGCGGCGCCGGCTTCGTGCGCGGCCCGCACGGCCGCCCGCGCCTCGGCCGCCCCGCAGTCGGACACCCGGCCCAGCTCCTCGCCGCTGGCCGGGTCCTGCACGGGGAACGCGGCGGCCGTCTCCACCCATCGGCCGCCCACCAGGCCGCCCCGGCGCACCAGGGCGGCGGACAGGGCCCGGCTGGCGGCCCGCACCGGCCCCGGGGCGAGCGGCGCGGGGCGCAgcaggaggcggcggcgggcggcggcggcgccccgCGGCAGGAGGGTGGCCATGGCCGCGCTCTGGCGACAGGAAGCGggcccggcacagccccggcacagccccgggacggccccggcacggcccgCCCGCGCCGGCCCGGAGGAGGAGCTGCCGAGGGGCCGTGCTAGAAGCGGCGTCTCGGCGGGGCACGGCGGCGGCGGGTGGCACCCGGCCAGGGGTGGGAGCGTAGCGGGGGGAGTGGGGGCGGGAGAGGCCTTCGGCTTCCCGGAGCATCGTTTCCCACGCCCCATAGAGGCCCCCGCTTCTTAGGGAGAGGGGAGGCTTAGAGGCATAGAATATCCTGTATTTGAAGGaacccacagggatcattgaagtccaactcctggccctgcaaaggacaccccaagagtcacaccatgtccCTGAGGGCGTAGTCCAAATGCTTTctggaactctgtcaggcttggtggtctcaccacttccttggggagcctgttccagtgcacaaCCACCCTCCaggtgaagaacctttccctaacacccaacccaaacctctcctgacacagcttcactggtcaccacagagaagagatcagtccctgcccctccttttcccttcgTGAGGAAGTCGTAGACTGATAAGGTCTCGAGGCACAACAGGCTAAGTTGTGCTTTACTGCAGGAGCACTGGCCCATGGGAGCCCATGGGCCACTGGGTCCCATGACAGCTGGTCAGTCTCTGGCACAAAATGCGAAGCCCTGCCCAGTGCTACCATCTCTCTGGGGACTGGCGCAGCTGTGCCACATGCATGCCGGGTGGCTGGGAAACGCAGGGTGCCCAGCCCCTGAAGCCAGATGTTCATAGCAGTACACTTGGCAGGAAGTACTTCCGTGAGTCCCCCGCATACCAGCTGGGCTTTCAACACAGATCATAAGACCCAGACTTCAGTGTGCAATGTCCTATCAGCTCACCAAAGGCTATGAATTTGTATTACCTGCAACTCAGGAGCTAGTGTCTTTCTATTAATACTGCTTTGGCAATtggctttaatttctttcatgaaaTGTGATGTAGTTGTTGTAAGACAAGCACACCATGAGCTGGACAAACTGTGAGAGGATGCTCTTTCACACACTGCTGTATTTAACAGAAATCTCACTGCTGCGGTGCAGTGATGCGCTGACTACACTGCTCAAATCCCAGAGATATTACAGAATTCAAGTGGGGAGCAGACCCATAggttatttctttctttatataaattactttatttgCAGTAAAAGAAAGCATTGGTATAAAATAGCCTTTCAAATTCGGCAGTTGTTTGCTTGCTGTGTCAGCAATATGTGTGAAAGAAAAGGCATGCTCCGTAACCTACATTTCAAAGGTCACAGTGCTACTGCTCCAGGCTTCTGAAAACCACAGTTGGAGCCAGCATCATGGTTGGTCTGAAGATTTGGTCTGTCTTGCTGGTTATACTCTACTGTTTCTGTCAAAGATGTGTCCCATGTGGAATTTCAACACATGTTGAAATAGGTAAGACATATTCAAAATggattttcttgtgttttgtatttcttgTGAAGAGAAGTAAATTCAGAttcagctggaaagcagagagaggaaataATGTTAAAGTAACGAGCAGtctacataattttaaaaatgtgaataacAGGAAAAATGAGTAGTTTGATTTTGGAGTTTgaaattttactgttttttatAAGTAAAGTGCTTGAATTGACTTGGGTtgcatatttttctgtctcctaAAACACAGCATTATGTAACTGGAATGTTTTTGTCTGTGAATCATATGCAGATAGGGTTTGgtttggagaaagaaaaggaatgctTTAGGCAATTCGTGGGATTGTTATATTTAAACTAAAGAATAACAAAAGTCATTTGTGGTAGCTCTGTTTTCAAATCACCCTGTATTAATTATGCCACACCTGCATAAATAGATAAAATTCTGTAATGTGTTTGTATCTGTGATTAACATCATAAAAATTTTGTTCTGTGTCTCTTTCTGGTAGGTTGCTCTCTGTAGCCAGAACAGCGTAGATTTGTAGAGAATGAAGGAGAGAACTGAGTGAACATCAAAATGGAGAAATAGTTCtgttttgaatttcttgtttgcctgtgctatttttaaaatctggctTCTTCCGTAGTTATTGCAAGCACAAATACGAGCAGTGTGAGGTTATTCTGAAACAGCTACTCATAATAACTGACAGTTTTAATTGtttgttcttctctttttgtttctaaatcCATTGCTCAAACAGATGGTAAAATGTAGGATGTTGCCTTTATTCAGGTAATTTTCTCAGACTTTAGGTACTGAATACATGCAACTTTGAAAAATTTCAAGGCTGGGATCATTCATGGTGTTTGGGACTGGAGTGTGTTGCCTTACTGAGTGTTGTACCCTTGGTCAGCATCCTGGAacaatttgtttttcctaaCAATGTGTCAAGAAACCCATAATAATCTGTAGGAGAAGTCATGGTGCCTGAGGTTAGGCAAGTGTACACAACTCTGCAAGCTCAGGACACTAATTACCAAGTATGCACTTCTGAGGAGTTGAAATAACAGATTTGCCAGAATAGAgtgtgtttggaaaaaaaaatctgcaaagagAAACAAGCTTACAGATCTGTCCCAAAGCAGTCATTCCTTTTTTGTAATCGAAGGAGCATGTTGCAGAAAACACGCATTTATAGATCTTGGTTGTCTGAGGAGTTGTGTGTACACTGAACTATTGAGTCATAGTTTACAACAAATTTTGTAAATTACATTAAACTCTGATCAGCTCTGATGCTGCTAAAATGAGTTCTCTTACTGTTGTGCACATAGAAGTCTATAACAGtaagatgaaaatatttgcaaaagtaAAACACTGAGtattccaggaaaacaaaaacaagcaaacaaaaaaaaccccaaacaacaaactgTAAAAAGGAATTCCTCTCACTTAAAGACAGCACCAAATAAATCCTGGACAGATTTTTGaaagtacttttaaaatgaTGGAAAGCTCTGCCTGTTCAGAATGTTGATCGTGTTCAGTGTgtttggcagagctgtgctgtgtcctACTTGCATGGCCGTGCCTGGAGGCAGGTCTGAATGGGGAAGCTCTTCACCCCTAGGGGCTCCTGTCAGACTTGTGAGGCTCTGTGGAGCTGTGGGGATCTGGCATAAAATTCCTTGTGACGGTGGAGTTGTAGAACCTGGGCCCACTTGAGTAGTGAGAGAAGTGTGGGGGAGGTGTGAGGCAGAAAAAGCAAACTGCCAAACTGAGGCTCTCCCACACTGGAATCAGAGATGTGGGTAGAAATGTCTGAACCTTAAAACTTTagattattatttattattttgttgttgttgtttctctTCTGGTGCAAGGCTGGTCTTAAAGGTCTTAACTTACTTGTATAAGGATGATTAAATCACTGGATAAAATTCAAAGTTAAAGATCTTTCGAACCTACACAGTTTTGTCTAGATCTTATTCATGAATGAGTGGATTGTTTTGGCTTTGGTGgggggagttttttgtttgtttgtttcgttgtttggttttttggggttttttgtgatgTGATTTATTTGGTAAGGAACAAATTAACTTCAGTCTTTGTAAATAGCTTTAGAGTCAATGTTGGGTGTTTTTAGAATACTGTTGATAGATTATTCCTGGGATCTAATATTAATAAGGAGGAGACCTCATTAAAGAAAAGGATGTCAGTTCGTTTCATTCACTTGTTATGACAGctaaataaagatttttgggAGTAAGAGTATCTGCCAATTCAGTAAATAAATACTGTTATTTACTGTGATGACTTTAgatttttgttacttttcatgcatgttaaaaattaatcaaaccGTTAAACATCCACATTGATTCCCAACATACCTTTTTCACTGCTAAGGGCAACAGTGAAACTTGAATACTGTACAGCTAGAACTTTGTGGTCCACACTTCGTATGTGCTGGGTGTGGTCCTGTCATTTCACTGCTGTAGCTCATTTCTGGACATGGGGAGTTCATTTCCCTGCGATTTCAGCTTGGTTGGTTAGCTTGGGAGCTGGGGATTAGAGAGAGGCTGAAGATGTGCCACAGAAAGAGCACTTCCTTATTAACTCCCTAGGTGAGAAAACACATCCTCTCACATGCACACCATTGTGAGAAATGGTGTTTCATGCAGGTGGCACTTGGCTTGGGTACGAAAATGTGTTGTGTTCTGGTTTTGATAATGCTTCTAACAAAACGTGGGCCTGGACACAATACCTATAAATCAACAGTTCAATATATTGTTTTTCAGCACATAGAGCTCTGGAATTTTTCACTAAGCATGAAGGGAGTGTTAATTACAGACAGGTAGGAAGCATattattgctttgttttgtacACCTTTCTTctgaatgttttgttttctgtcttcttgcCTTTCTTATTATTCTCAGTAATGCCTGTGTCAATATTGTGCTCAGACTGTATTTTTACcgttttttattgaaaataatttgactCCTTCTGAATATTATTACAGGAATATAAcaatgtgtgtatatatatactttGTGTGGTTTCTTGCATGTTTTCCTATCTTCTGTCATCATATTCTGTGTGAGTGGTTGTATTAGAAGAATCAGTAGAGGATTTTGGAAACGGAGATTTAATAAAACTAAGGACAGCAAAATGACAGCAAGGTTTTGTGCACCACATGGTGTATTTTACCAAGATGATAGTTGTATTTTGCTGGATATTTAGAACATATCTTTGATGTTGGTAGTAAAATGTAGTTTTGTGCTGTGCAATAGCCTTCTGATTCCTTTTTACCCCCATCCTTTACCCAGTTATTGCTAAACCACCAAGATGCTTTTCAGGCTGGGAGCATTTATCCTGATGCCTTTTATCCTCCAATCTGCAAACGTGGTAAGAAAATCTTTGTAAGTCCAAATTATAACAACTGCATTTTTACGTGCAAATCCTGCAGAATTTAGTAGGGCTGAAAATGGTTATGTTGTAAGAAATGAAGTGTGGCCAAAAATGATTTCCCGCAAAAACTATCCACCATTTTTTGTTAGAACCTTTTGGTAGAACTTTATAATGAAGTaacacatttgaaaatgttttagaaaGTAACTCTTGGGTAAATGTAACTATTTAATGGGTGGGGCAACTTGATAGAAGGATGCTGTGTGACTAAATTAGGTCAGATTACTGAGTACTGAGAGGACAAAATGGTCTTTTTTATATAAGTCTTAGGGAAGGCCTAAAGctatttctgtattaaaaagtCTTAGTTTCTATCAGATCAGTCAAAGAGAGGATAGGAGAATCTAAAAATCCCACAGCAACAAAATAGGGTAGGACTTGCTGGGGGTAGGTGGGCAAGTGTTAATAGCATCCCAGtttaaagtccttttttttccagagtgcAGTCTTTTGCCTTTTACTGTGCCTGTTGGAAATTAATGTCAGTCTtaattttgctgcttgcagaTCCAGAGTTTGCAGTACAAAATTTGCACCCTCTTGCACTAGCTGTAAAAAGTATGTCTTGACCTGCAGGTTGTCCCCTGGTTTTTCAACTCTAATAGGTCAGCTCTTGATCATAATCAACTTCTTCAGCAACATTAGAGCTACAAAACAGCCAGCTAGGCTTTGCTGTAGGATATTTGCTACTGAAATGGTAAATCTGGATAGTGAGCAATTGGCAAATGGGATAAAGAGCCTGTCCTCCAGCTACAAGCTAATAGCGTGTTTAGGCAAATCCCAGAGACAGGGCAATGAAAAGTACTTTGTGTGAGGATATCCAGCCAATTGATTGTTGAGATATTAGTGGAAGTTTAAAATATTGGAAGTAGCTTACCTTAGTGGGCCATGCAAATTCCATTAATTTGGGGTGTACTtaggatttttgtttggtttagagCCAAATCACATAGTTGCAGCCAAACTTCTCGTTGTTTCTCAGACACAGGTTGTTGATGCTGCCTGTTGGTTACGCCAACTACAGGCTGCTTAGTTTGTATCCTGATGTGCTCAGTTCACATCCAGATCACCTCTCTGCTCTGGCATTTAATACTGGTTCTGTCTTCTGTCACTTATGGGGTCactgttctttgttttctgccCGGCTCTGCCAGCTTCTTGTCCCAAATTTCAGTCTTGCTTTCCTTGTTTTCATGACTGATGttctcctgggatttttttcagttcctaCTTCAGCTTGTCAATATCTTCCTATCTCGTCTTTCCCTTCTAAACATTTTGACCTGTCTTATACCAGGCCAGTGGTCAGAGCCTCTCTATCTGCAGTATCCAATCTTCATTCCTTCACTTACGTTGGAGTCCATCTTGCCTTGTTAGAGTTGGACCACTTGTCAGCAGTCTCCTTAGTCAATGTGGAAGAAATAGGTACCTCTGCAGACCTGAGCTGTTTTAACTGAGTGTGACTAGATCAAGAACAAAGCCATCCAGAACAAAGCCATCTAGACTGCCTTTCTGGGCAGGAGACAGGCTTAGATGTAGAAGGCACTCTGATTTTGGCCAAGCAAGTACCATCCTTCTTTTATCTAGTTTAGCCTCACTGTAAAATGTCACTGCTCTCTCAGTGCTTAATCTACTCTAATATTGTTCAATTTCACATTACTGCATCAACAAACACGTGCTCTTCCTCCAAGAGTACTGATGGTCTGAACAGTCTCCTGCCTACCTTCTTCCCCCTTAGAGAATTTAACATTGTGCTGCTTGGTCTGTTTCTGTCAACATCCCTTTGTACTTA encodes the following:
- the ALDH5A1 gene encoding succinate-semialdehyde dehydrogenase, mitochondrial → MATLLPRGAAAARRRLLLRPAPLAPGPVRAASRALSAALVRRGGLVGGRWVETAAAFPVQDPASGEELGRVSDCGAAEARAAVRAAHEAGAAWSRLPAKERSARLRRWYELMMENKEELARIITAENGKPLKEAQGEIVYSASFLEWFAEEARRIYGDVIPASAKDRRVLVLKQPVGVAAIITPWNFPSAMITRKVGAALAAGCTVVVKPAEDTPLSALALGELANQAGIPAGVYNVVPCSRQQTAAVGEVLCTDPLVSKISFTGSTATGKILLKHAAGTVKRVSMELGGHAPFIVFDSANVDRAVAGALASKYRNSGQTCVCTNRFLVQKGIHDEFVEKFAKAIEKELHVGNGFDAKTTQGPLINEKAVEKVEKHIKDAVSQGASIVTGGKRHSLGKNFFEPTLLSNVTTKMLCTQEETFGPLAPVIKFETEAEAVAIANAANVGLAGYFYSQDPAQIWRVAEQLEVGMVGVNEGIISSVECPFGGVKESGLGREGSKYGIDEYLEIKYVCFGGL